TTTTCGTATTTATTCAAATGCTACTCTGCGTCCACCATATATGATGCGAAGTTTTCGTTATGGATTTCTTCATGAACAGGGATGAAGATACTAACCTGCTCGGTAGGTTCGACATCGTCATTGGCAACCGAGTGAGTAGCAATTCGTTCTGATCAATATATGCGTAAATATCAGGTACTTCCATAAAATAGA
This DNA window, taken from Lysinibacillus sp. FSL M8-0337, encodes the following:
- a CDS encoding PucR family transcriptional regulator ligand-binding domain-containing protein, translated to MFITISDVLSMEGFEEVEVLAGEAGLSRRVENVYFMEVPDIYAYIDQNELLLTRLPMTMSNLPSRLVSSSLFMKKSITKTSHHIWWTQSSI